Proteins encoded by one window of Flavobacterium sp. N502540:
- a CDS encoding phospholipase effector Tle1 domain-containing protein, which produces MGKTFVYNTGSSKDEEKQEELRLTFGIFIDGTLNNKTNTDMRNKHSRGKDADGNIDYSKDNATLESEDEKKYKKIKNKGRIEELLSKKNKTPAEEAEFKAIDERDKYLVASYRVPLNEFGLDRMGTDNSYSNDYTNVARMWQCCEQKKYAIYVPGMGTDNLMRDSTDGFAFGSGQTGIRARVRNACEQIADKVALKMAESDDATKLTQITLDVFGFSRGAATARNLVYEVNHDSGYANAVQKQIPCGVEYVETRSSQSGRVRIQKMRTAFVDVDNYEIDNSSLIQNQLPKMGHLGYSLIKKANLKFEYLKNVEIIVRFVGIYDTVSSYFEESGVRDHYDDYGNVKDEGGKLIKEAWSTHFNDDIAELHLNNLYCQKVVHFTAKDEHRQNFALTRINQIPGRYIEKNFPGVHCDIGGAYMTEKEEIDEIGTSLKDEAGILAFLNGIIPTSLPGLNALRNDLINQYWYKEEQIKIKRQWISVPPYYKLTGIRGKKIEGTEDQYEGVKKEYSYIPLHFMETYARSTEMKEYFVEETAVKFPLDDFLTDVESYLTPYALDETNEVKEWDFISDEVIEQRRLERIEKQRCEAEIQSIEQKLKNHTYEYEELKVVADNLRVEQYKPKLDFETLKIPQKEPEMKTYTIEGVTVVGYSSQTMLRKLRNEYLHWSSTRDWFGMQPNEGRKRKTH; this is translated from the coding sequence ATGGGAAAAACATTTGTATACAATACAGGAAGCAGTAAAGATGAAGAAAAACAGGAAGAGCTACGTCTGACTTTTGGAATTTTTATAGACGGTACACTCAATAATAAAACGAATACCGATATGCGTAACAAGCATAGTCGGGGTAAGGACGCTGATGGGAATATTGATTATTCAAAAGATAATGCGACGCTGGAAAGTGAAGACGAAAAAAAATATAAAAAAATAAAGAATAAAGGACGGATAGAAGAGCTCCTCTCCAAGAAAAATAAGACTCCAGCCGAAGAAGCGGAGTTTAAAGCTATTGATGAAAGAGACAAATATCTCGTTGCCTCCTATAGAGTTCCTTTAAACGAGTTTGGTCTGGATCGTATGGGAACTGATAACAGTTATAGTAACGACTATACAAACGTGGCACGTATGTGGCAATGCTGTGAACAAAAAAAATACGCCATTTATGTGCCGGGTATGGGAACGGATAACCTAATGCGCGACAGTACAGATGGTTTTGCCTTTGGTTCGGGACAAACAGGTATACGTGCCAGAGTGCGTAACGCTTGTGAGCAAATTGCAGATAAAGTAGCACTGAAGATGGCAGAGAGTGATGATGCCACAAAACTTACCCAAATCACACTCGATGTATTTGGATTCAGTCGAGGTGCTGCTACGGCAAGAAATCTGGTTTATGAGGTAAATCATGATAGTGGTTACGCAAATGCCGTACAAAAACAAATCCCTTGTGGAGTAGAGTATGTCGAAACCCGAAGTTCGCAATCCGGTAGAGTTCGCATTCAAAAAATGCGAACGGCCTTTGTCGATGTCGATAATTATGAAATAGACAATAGTAGTTTGATCCAGAATCAATTGCCTAAAATGGGACATTTGGGATATAGTCTGATTAAAAAGGCTAATCTTAAATTTGAGTATTTAAAAAATGTAGAGATCATCGTCCGTTTCGTGGGGATTTATGATACTGTATCCTCTTATTTTGAAGAGAGTGGTGTTCGGGATCATTATGACGATTATGGAAATGTGAAAGACGAAGGAGGCAAACTTATCAAAGAAGCTTGGTCAACACATTTTAATGATGACATTGCCGAGCTGCACCTGAATAATTTATACTGTCAAAAAGTAGTACACTTTACGGCCAAAGATGAACATCGTCAAAATTTTGCTCTTACCCGAATCAATCAAATTCCAGGCAGATACATCGAAAAGAATTTTCCGGGAGTGCATTGCGATATAGGAGGAGCTTATATGACCGAAAAAGAAGAAATAGATGAAATAGGAACCAGTTTAAAGGACGAAGCGGGTATACTTGCTTTTCTAAATGGAATTATTCCTACTAGTCTACCTGGATTGAACGCCCTTAGAAACGATTTGATAAACCAATATTGGTATAAAGAAGAGCAAATAAAAATAAAAAGGCAGTGGATAAGTGTACCACCTTATTATAAACTAACAGGAATCCGTGGAAAAAAAATAGAAGGTACCGAAGATCAGTATGAAGGAGTTAAAAAAGAGTACAGTTATATTCCGCTGCACTTTATGGAAACTTATGCCAGAAGTACTGAAATGAAGGAGTATTTTGTAGAAGAAACAGCTGTGAAATTTCCATTAGATGATTTTTTGACAGATGTAGAAAGCTATTTAACACCTTATGCACTGGATGAAACCAACGAGGTGAAAGAATGGGATTTCATCAGTGATGAAGTAATCGAACAAAGAAGACTGGAAAGGATAGAAAAGCAGAGATGTGAAGCTGAAATACAAAGTATAGAGCAAAAACTCAAAAATCATACTTATGAATACGAAGAGCTCAAAGTAGTAGCCGACAATTTACGGGTAGAGCAATATAAACCTAAATTAGACTTTGAGACGCTTAAAATACCGCAAAAAGAGCCTGAAATGAAAACATATACTATAGAGGGAGTTACTGTTGTTGGTTACAGCTCACAAACTATGTTGAGGAAGTTAAGGAATGAATACCTGCATTGGTCCTCAACAAGAGATTGGTTCGGGATGCAGCCCAATGAAGGCAGAAAAAGAAAAACACATTAA
- a CDS encoding DUF2931 family protein: MKKIALYLLLFLITNTLTSSCQEKKQTDKKVNSSAIKAPLSNMETNFKWQEGLSCPSGYPIQVYRGWLEGPLVSNGVNEEPNSTTGIYGFGTTTGIGDWGENSSGMSQGEKPIPQRLNCTWYSYVEDVMYHIDTELDYPKMVKLFNEGFQSIVRKRGKVMTTYKHITVGFAPGGVVVVWLKGGQKDVEIGRYQGKKTEISAKEIASLDSHERLLFDPADRARTLKNPKIIAPEDQEAHKNKPIPYGLWDSYRIKYNWRPTAVFVREGKVQDELSFSLFNGERETLLEEEFVKNEYHERAIPRNLGMRWWDKNGQGYSGSFIFDEKEIFDAFKELRKKNPEANIDLEVKINPGSDYLGATLKNGTDVIPLKKSKTNVFESSIVTSEYKYNWRPVFVFAKGTKKPDEINIRRNTLEEILKDKGFIDIPFQQNSPPYRITFNYNEQDKFINATDLIFEEDEIAETFRSLDKLKPGAPIEMEIKKGDAPQIFSITLKGNGKEIPVKFIADDWE; encoded by the coding sequence ATGAAGAAAATAGCCCTTTATTTACTATTATTTCTTATAACAAATACGTTAACAAGTTCTTGTCAGGAGAAAAAGCAAACCGATAAAAAGGTTAATAGCTCCGCAATAAAAGCCCCCCTTAGTAATATGGAAACAAATTTTAAATGGCAGGAAGGTTTAAGTTGTCCTTCAGGATACCCAATACAAGTATATAGAGGCTGGCTTGAAGGCCCGTTAGTATCAAATGGTGTAAATGAAGAGCCCAACAGTACAACCGGTATATACGGTTTTGGTACAACCACAGGTATAGGAGACTGGGGAGAGAATTCTTCAGGAATGAGTCAGGGTGAAAAGCCAATTCCACAAAGACTTAACTGTACGTGGTATTCGTATGTTGAAGATGTGATGTATCATATCGATACAGAGTTGGACTATCCAAAAATGGTAAAACTATTCAACGAAGGCTTTCAGAGCATTGTTCGAAAAAGAGGAAAAGTAATGACAACTTACAAGCACATCACAGTGGGTTTTGCTCCGGGAGGCGTAGTAGTGGTCTGGTTGAAAGGCGGACAGAAAGATGTAGAAATAGGACGATATCAAGGAAAAAAGACAGAGATAAGTGCTAAAGAAATAGCTTCTTTGGACAGTCATGAACGCCTGTTATTTGATCCTGCTGATCGAGCTCGAACTTTAAAAAACCCGAAAATTATAGCTCCGGAAGATCAGGAAGCACACAAAAATAAGCCCATTCCTTACGGACTCTGGGACAGCTACCGTATAAAGTACAATTGGCGCCCTACAGCAGTATTTGTGAGAGAGGGAAAAGTGCAGGATGAATTGTCTTTTAGCCTGTTTAATGGAGAACGGGAAACATTGTTAGAAGAAGAATTTGTCAAAAATGAGTATCACGAAAGAGCAATTCCGCGAAATTTAGGTATGCGTTGGTGGGATAAAAACGGACAGGGGTATAGTGGTTCCTTTATTTTTGATGAGAAAGAAATTTTTGATGCTTTCAAAGAGCTGCGTAAAAAGAATCCTGAGGCAAATATTGATTTAGAAGTTAAAATAAACCCGGGTAGTGATTATTTGGGAGCGACACTAAAAAACGGTACAGATGTTATACCATTGAAAAAAAGTAAAACAAACGTTTTTGAGTCAAGTATAGTTACAAGTGAGTATAAATACAATTGGCGTCCTGTTTTTGTGTTTGCCAAGGGTACAAAAAAACCAGATGAAATTAATATAAGACGTAATACTTTGGAAGAGATTCTTAAAGACAAAGGATTTATCGATATACCTTTCCAACAAAACTCACCTCCCTATAGAATAACTTTTAATTATAATGAACAAGATAAATTCATAAATGCTACGGATCTAATATTTGAGGAAGATGAAATTGCTGAAACTTTTAGAAGTCTTGATAAGCTAAAGCCTGGTGCTCCTATAGAAATGGAAATTAAAAAAGGCGATGCTCCTCAAATTTTTAGTATTACTCTTAAGGGTAATGGGAAAGAAATACCCGTAAAATTTATAGCAGATGATTGGGAGTAA
- a CDS encoding type VI secretion system Vgr family protein produces MVIPKIIFGIDGKEISHFTKIDLKQTINAHHEFSISIPHSVIERPRAYTMESAQECLGKVLHIRLSGNNNFLGIITNVRYQQELGHVGSQIVISGYSKTILLDYGQKLHSWENLNLKDMVHDLIQTAAGEQLQYEIEPEFTSKIEYQTQYLESDFKYIQRLAKQYNEWLFYDGEKLFFGKPQQESSPIKLIYNKDLFNLSISVEAKPHQYSGYTYNENIDQLYQAQTDDSIVEGLPKLGKDAFEASKKLYSTASYEFGQFSTGDDVYFESILKKKQESIAAEGNYISATSSNPKLRIGSIINIESQQILDKSEVLQKGLSTNKTQFESNEIGTYIITEITHKATEIGEYENSFRALPAKIKKLPEPQVGMPIAQEQRAVVVANDDPSGNGRVRVELLWQKKQQSRTPWLYVLTPNAGTSDVVNKNRGWVTIPEVGDHVMVSFRYNDPNRPYVIGSIFNGKTGEGGKLDNHIKSFFTRCGSTITFDDKQKSILIKDPSDNSVYLDGEGNITVNAPKNMTINVGDNLDITVGKNMTVGVGGNKKTTIDGNNSLKVGKSSTVDITELYKLITNMYEQKVSGDKTVKINGNLNKTTATTTHKAIGGDILIKSSGISKVLGAIDAKVNKG; encoded by the coding sequence ATGGTCATTCCTAAAATAATCTTTGGTATAGACGGCAAAGAAATTTCTCATTTTACTAAAATCGATTTAAAGCAAACCATTAATGCTCACCATGAGTTTTCAATAAGTATTCCACATTCTGTTATAGAACGACCTCGGGCCTATACGATGGAAAGCGCCCAGGAATGTCTTGGGAAAGTGCTGCACATCAGGCTAAGCGGTAATAATAATTTTCTGGGAATTATAACAAACGTTCGCTATCAACAAGAATTGGGACATGTAGGCAGTCAAATTGTTATTTCAGGATATTCTAAAACTATTTTGTTAGACTACGGTCAAAAGTTACATTCCTGGGAAAATCTCAATTTGAAAGATATGGTGCACGATCTCATACAAACTGCTGCAGGAGAACAGCTGCAATATGAAATCGAGCCCGAATTTACTTCTAAAATAGAATATCAAACGCAATATCTGGAATCGGATTTTAAGTATATCCAGAGATTAGCCAAACAATATAACGAATGGTTATTTTATGACGGAGAAAAACTTTTTTTTGGAAAACCACAACAAGAAAGTTCTCCCATAAAATTAATTTACAACAAAGACCTGTTTAATTTAAGTATATCGGTAGAAGCAAAACCCCATCAGTACAGCGGATATACTTATAATGAAAATATCGATCAGCTTTATCAGGCACAAACAGATGACAGCATAGTAGAGGGATTACCGAAATTAGGAAAAGACGCCTTCGAAGCTTCCAAAAAGTTATACAGTACAGCTTCTTACGAGTTCGGACAATTTAGTACCGGAGATGATGTATATTTTGAGAGTATCCTGAAAAAGAAACAGGAGAGTATAGCTGCAGAAGGAAACTACATTTCGGCAACAAGCTCAAATCCAAAACTAAGAATCGGCTCTATTATTAATATTGAATCTCAGCAAATATTAGATAAGTCAGAGGTTCTTCAAAAAGGATTGAGTACAAATAAGACACAATTTGAATCGAATGAAATAGGTACTTATATTATTACCGAAATCACACATAAAGCTACTGAAATTGGAGAGTACGAAAATAGTTTCAGAGCACTTCCTGCTAAAATAAAAAAACTTCCCGAGCCTCAGGTAGGCATGCCAATAGCGCAGGAACAAAGAGCTGTGGTAGTGGCCAATGATGATCCTAGTGGTAATGGAAGAGTTCGTGTAGAATTATTATGGCAAAAAAAACAGCAGTCCCGCACACCTTGGCTGTATGTATTAACTCCTAATGCAGGAACCAGCGATGTTGTAAATAAAAATCGCGGATGGGTTACGATACCGGAGGTAGGTGATCATGTAATGGTTAGTTTTCGTTACAATGATCCTAACAGACCATATGTGATTGGTAGTATTTTTAATGGAAAAACAGGCGAAGGCGGTAAGCTGGACAATCATATTAAAAGTTTCTTTACCCGTTGCGGGAGCACCATCACTTTTGATGATAAGCAGAAAAGTATTCTGATAAAAGACCCGTCAGACAACAGTGTTTATTTGGATGGTGAAGGTAATATTACTGTAAATGCACCTAAAAATATGACCATCAATGTTGGTGATAATCTGGATATTACTGTTGGTAAAAATATGACTGTAGGGGTAGGTGGTAACAAGAAAACCACTATCGACGGTAACAACAGCTTAAAAGTTGGAAAAAGCAGTACAGTCGATATTACAGAACTCTACAAACTTATTACAAATATGTACGAGCAAAAAGTATCGGGTGATAAAACCGTAAAGATCAATGGTAATTTAAATAAAACCACAGCGACAACAACTCACAAAGCCATAGGAGGAGATATTTTGATAAAAAGTTCGGGAATCTCAAAAGTACTGGGTGCCATTGATGCCAAAGTAAATAAAGGATAG